The window TAAAAGCAAAGAAGAGTTATTTGAAGAGAAGAGTTTATTAGAAATTAAAATTGATAAAATAAAGCAATCAGATTGGATAGAAGAAGCGGCTATAAGTCAATTAGGTATGAGTTATCCAACTCGGGATCAAATAATATATGTTAGTTTAGATAATATTAACAATGGGGTAAAGAATGAATTACAAGTTGGGAAAACAACTTTTTTCAAATCTACTTTAAACAAATTAATAGGGTTGGTAAAATAACAAGGTGATAATCCTCTTATTGGAGCAATAAAAGTACTAGTAGCTGTTATATATTAGCTATAATGACAAAATATAAATTAATTCTAAAATTTCAATGATGATATTTCATTGAAATTTGCTGTTTAGAATTATATTTTGTACCATATTATTCGTATTATTATATGATTTACTTTATGAATAATTTGGAGCGAAGTATTAATCGAAATTAAAAGGGGGTATACAATTTGAATATGCCTAATGTTACTACAAAAAAACGAATTCTTATAATGTTAATTGGAATCATGCTGTTATTTTTATTACTAATAGCTCGATTAGGGCAAATACAGATAATTAAAGGAGATAAGCTTCGAAAAGAAGCCTTGGAACAGTGGACTAGAGATATACCTGTAAGACCTAAAAGAGGAATTATTTACGATAGAAATGGTAAAATTATGGCTACAAATATGAGTGTTGACACTATTTGGTGTAGACCTGCTGATGTAGAAAATCCAAAGAAAACTGCTAAAAAATTATCAGAAATATTAGAAATGGATGAAAATAAGGTTTATAGCTTAATAACTAAAAAACAAAGTTTGGTTGAAATAAAAAGATGGGTAGATAAAGAAATATCTAATGCACTAAGAAAAGAATTATTGAAGGGAATTGAAATAGTTGATGATAATAAGAGATTTTATCCATATGGAGAAATTGCTTGTCATATAATAGGTCATACAG is drawn from Abyssisolibacter fermentans and contains these coding sequences:
- a CDS encoding cell division protein FtsL, whose protein sequence is MLVAKKQIQEYDINIEEPRFRKKTKHKEKNTTIATKSKVKLVALSVVVLGVCLGILLLNAYVSQLKYELLSLNKSKEELFEEKSLLEIKIDKIKQSDWIEEAAISQLGMSYPTRDQIIYVSLDNINNGVKNELQVGKTTFFKSTLNKLIGLVK